A section of the Rhodospirillales bacterium genome encodes:
- a CDS encoding pyrroline-5-carboxylate reductase yields MNILLIGCGHMGGAMLAGWLDHPRIARIDVVDPAATAPADSRVTMHRALNALAGRDFDACVLAVKPQVMDAMLATLAPVLPQGIPVLSIAAGVTLATLGRFMGADRPLLRAMPNTPGAIGAGITGFITNKKITKKQIDEAVFLFSTLGDVVALDNESQIDAVTAISGSGPAYVFALAEALEKAGIECGLAPDMAARLARATVQGAGALLAARASESPESLRRAVTSPGGTTAAALKVLHENRALDRLMNDAVHAALARARELAQTP; encoded by the coding sequence ATGAACATTCTTCTGATCGGATGCGGGCATATGGGCGGCGCGATGCTGGCCGGATGGCTTGACCATCCACGCATCGCCCGTATCGACGTCGTCGACCCCGCCGCGACGGCCCCCGCCGATTCCCGCGTGACGATGCACCGGGCGCTAAACGCCCTTGCTGGGCGGGATTTCGATGCCTGTGTCCTTGCGGTCAAACCGCAGGTCATGGACGCGATGCTTGCCACCCTCGCCCCGGTCCTGCCACAGGGCATCCCGGTTTTATCCATCGCCGCGGGCGTCACCCTGGCCACCCTTGGTCGGTTTATGGGAGCGGATCGTCCGCTTTTGCGCGCGATGCCGAACACGCCCGGAGCCATTGGCGCAGGCATTACCGGGTTCATAACAAACAAAAAAATTACAAAAAAACAAATAGATGAAGCAGTTTTCTTATTTTCAACATTAGGTGATGTCGTGGCATTGGATAACGAATCGCAGATCGATGCGGTCACCGCCATCTCAGGCTCCGGCCCTGCCTATGTCTTCGCGCTGGCCGAAGCGCTGGAAAAGGCTGGCATTGAATGCGGGCTTGCACCGGATATGGCTGCCCGGCTTGCCCGCGCGACCGTTCAGGGGGCTGGCGCCCTGCTTGCCGCCCGCGCCTCGGAAAGCCCGGAATCCCTGCGCCGCGCGGTAACCAGCCCCGGCGGCACGACGGCGGCGGCACTTAAAGTTCTGCATGAGAATCGGGCGCTCGACCGTTTAATGAATGACGCCGTCCATGCCGCCTTGGCTCGCGCCCGCGAACTGGCGCAAACCCCATGA